In Corylus avellana chromosome ca2, CavTom2PMs-1.0, the following proteins share a genomic window:
- the LOC132170735 gene encoding protein HYPER-SENSITIVITY-RELATED 4-like, with translation MAGSSSAETKLATAKTVLSAAASVAATAMLARSIVQDFFPHEIHDYLFSGVRSFFNRFSSQLTMIIDEFDGLVSNQIYEAAEIYLGSKISPNTQRLKVSKSDKEHNFTITMESNEEISDVFNGVNFNWVLVCRQVESKNFHNPRDLNSTLRSEFRSFQLSFHKKHKEMVLNSYLPYIVKEAKSMNQEKKTLKIFTVSYESMYGNLADLWTSTNLDHPATFATLAMDSEIKSFILKDLERFVQRKDYYRKVGKAWKRGYLLYGPPGTGKSSLIAAMANYLNFDIYDLELTEIGCNSELRRLLISMANRSILVVEDIDCTIEFQDRTAVVADPFSRNSQQKQVTLSGLLNFIDGLWSSCGDERIIVFTTNHKEKLDSALLRPGRMDVHVHMSYCTPCGFRILVANYLGIKEHALFGEIEESMGTTHVTPAEVAEQLIKNDDPDIVLNGLIEFLKVKSKENEEAKAKESETDQEGKEIDQSVKEEKVDNDEKSDN, from the exons ATGGCCGGCTCCTCTTCCGCCGAAACCAAGCTAGCGACGGCAAAGACGGTTCTCTCCGCGGCAGCCTCCGTGGCAGCCACTGCCATGCTGGCTCGGTCAATAGTTCAAGACTTCTTTCCACACGAAATCCACGACTACCTCTTCTCCGGCGTCCGAAGCTTCTTCAATCGCTTCTCTTCCCAGCTCACCATGATCATCGACGAGTTTGACGGCCTCGTCAGCAACCAAATCTACGAGGCGGCGGAGATTTACTTGGGCAGCAAAATCTCGCCCAACACGCAGAGGCTGAAGGTCAGCAAGTCCGACAAAGAACACAACTTCACCATCACCATGGAAAGCAACGAAGAGATCTCCGACGTCTTCAACGGCGTTAATTTCAACTGGGTTTTGGTGTGTCGACAAGTTGAATCCAAGAACTTCCACAACCCACGCGATCTCAACTCCACCCTCCGCTCCGAGTTTCGATCCTTCCAGCTCAGCTTCCACAAGAAGCACAAGGAAATGGTGTTGAACTCTTATTTGCCGTACATTGTGAAGGAGGCGAAGTCGATGAATCAAGAGAAAAAAACGCTGAAGATCTTCACCGTCAGCTACGAGAGCATGTACGGGAACCTCGCCGACCTGTGGACCTCCACGAACCTTGACCACCCCGCAACTTTCGCAACGCTCGCCATGGACTCGGAGATCAAGAGCTTCATTTTGAAAGATCTTGAGAGGTTCGTGCAGAGGAAGGACTACTACAGGAAGGTCGGGAAGGCTTGGAAGAGAGGCTACTTGTTGTACGGCCCGCCGGGTACCGGGAAATCGAGCTTGATTGCTGCAATGGCGAactatttgaattttgatatctATGATTTGGAGCTTACGGAGATTGGGTGCAACTCGGAGCTTAGGAGGCTACTCATTTCAATGGCGAACAGGTCGATTCTGGTGGTGGAGGATATTGATTGTACCATTGAGTTTCAGGATCGAACGGCTGTGGTCGCAGACCCATTTTCACGCAATTCCCAACAGAAACAG gTGACATTGTCTGGCCTGCTCAATTTCATTGATGGGCTTTGGTCAAGTTGCGGTGATGAGCGGATCATCGTGTTCACcacaaatcacaaagaaaagCTCGACTCGGCACTGTTGCGTCCGGGACGCATGGACGTCCATGTTCACATGTCCTATTGCACCCCATGTGGATTTAGAATTCTTGTTGCTAATTATCTTGGGATTAAGGAACATGCACTGTTTGGAGAGATTGAGGAGTCTATGGGAACCACCCACGTAACTCCGGCTGAGGTGGCGGAGCAACTGATTAAGAACGATGACCCGGACATAGTACTCAATGGACTAATCGAATTCCTCAAAGTGAAAAGCAAAGAAAACGAGGAAGCCAAGGCCAAAGAGAGTGAAACAGATCAAGAAGGTAAAGAAATTGATCAAAGTGTTAAAGAAGAGAAAGTAGATAATGACGAAAAAAGTGACAATTAG
- the LOC132170453 gene encoding abscisic acid 8'-hydroxylase 2-like: MFDLSKEELLFLVWNYSDIITTVAVVSIGVTFFVSKAWSWRREKLDQIPGRLGLPFLGETISFLLATNSTRGCYDFVRLRRLWHGKFFKTRIFGKIHVFVPSTEGARRVFANDFVHFNKGYVKSMADAVGEKSLLCVPHESHKRIRRLLSDPFSMNSLSKFVKDFDKMLRERLKNFEAGKSLVVLDFSMRLTFDAMCKMLMSITDESLLRDIERDCTSISNAMLSFPITIPGTRYYKGIKARKRLMETFKDIMKRRRSGKESPQDFLQSMIQRDSYHPNEKLDDTEITDNLLTLIVAGQTTTAAAMMWSVKFLDENKEAQDMLREEQLSIFRNKPEGALVTLEDLNKMSYGSKVVKETLRMSNVLLWFPRVALNNCTIEGFEIKKGWHVNIDATCIHYDPELFKDPMQFNPSRFDEMQKPYSHIPFGSGARTCLGMNMAKVTMLIFLHRLTSGYKWTVDDPDTCLEKKAHIPRLRSGCPITLQPLGGGN; this comes from the exons ATGTTCGATCTGTCCAAGGAAGAGCTACTGTTCCTAGTATGGAACTATTCTGATATCATCACTACTGTTGCAGTAGTTTCTATAGGAGTAACTTTTTTTGTCTCCAAAGCTTGGAGTTGGAGAAGAGAGAAACTTGATCAGATTCCTGGCCGGCTGGGGTTGCCCTTTCTGGGTGAaaccatttcttttcttttagccACCAACAGCACAAGAGGGTGCTATGATTTTGTTAGACTCCGAAGACTATG GCATGGAAAGTTTTTTAAGACGAGGATATTCGGAAAGATCCATGTGTTTGTTCCGAGTACAGAGGGTGCAAGAAGGGTATTTGCTAATGATTTTGTGCATTTCAACAAGGGGTATGTGAAGTCAATGGCAGACGCCGTTGGAGAAAAGAGCTTGCTATGTGTGCCACATGAGAGCCACAAGAGGATTAGGAGGCTTTTATCCGATCCTTTCTCCATGAATTCTTTGTCCAAGTTTGTCAAGGATTTTGACAAAATGCTCCGTGAAAGGCTCAAGAATTTCGAAGCTGGGAAAAGCTTAGTGGTGCTCGACTTCAGTATGAGG TTGACATTCGACGCAATGTGCAAAATGCTTATGAGCATCACCGATGAATCCTTGCTACGAGATATCGAGAGAGACTGCACATCTATTTCCAATGCCATGCTTTCCTTTCCCATCACGATTCCTGGCACCAGATACTACAAAGGCATCAAG GCACGTAAAAGGCTCATGGAAACCTTTAAAGATATAATGAAAAGACGACGGAGTGGGAAGGAGTCCCCTCAAGATTTCTTGCAATCCATGATACAGAGAGACTCATATCATCCGAACGAAAAGCTCGACGACACAGAGATTACGGATAACCTATTGACATTAATAGTTGCAGGACAGACCACCACTGCAGCTGCAATGATGTGGAGTGTCAAGTTTCTGGATGAGAACAAAGAAGCACAGGACATGCTCAGG GAAGAACAACTGTCAATATTCAGAAATAAGCCTGAAGGAGCCTTGGTCACTCTTGAAGATCTTAACAAAATGTCCTATGGTTCAAAG GTTGTCAAAGAAACATTAAGAATGTCAAATGTCTTGTTGTGGTTTCCTCGTGTTGCACTTAATAACTGCACAATAGAAG GTTTTGAGATAAAGAAAGGATGGCATGTAAACATTGACGCAACTTGTATACACTATGACCCAGAATTGTTCAAGGACCCTATGCAATTCAATCCTTCAAGATTTGAT GAAATGCAAAAGCCATACAGTCATATACCTTTTGGGTCAGGAGCTAGGACATGCTTAGGAATGAATATGGCAAAAGTGACAATGTTGATCTTTTTACACCGACTCACTAGTGGATACAA GTGGACAGTTGATGATCCAGATACTTGCCTAGAAAAGAAGGCACATATTCCTAGACTGAGAAGTGGGTGTCCCATAACTTTGCAGCCCTTAGGAGGTGGGAACTAA